A DNA window from Alligator mississippiensis isolate rAllMis1 chromosome 11, rAllMis1, whole genome shotgun sequence contains the following coding sequences:
- the LOC109280990 gene encoding C-type lectin domain family 2 member B-like codes for MEPLRHSAEATDPVRLLISKEDTVNQNGETHVKIPQKDDKRNKECLIASVPRVQLSLYAVAVMSMALNIILIGFFIAQPWRTAEIHLASPCWDDWIVYRRKCYYFSEAEGNWTQGQSHCSALNSSLVAIDSEEEQRFMLRYKGTSDHWIGLWRDLDQSWKWANGTTFNEGITVRGGGDCAYLNDGGIGSSSCSTDRKWICSISRPLLTSSPLRQVSLPIVPFPSRL; via the exons ATGGAGCCTCTGCGACATTCTGCCGAGGCGACAGACCCAGTTCGACTCCTGATTTCCAAGGAGGATACAGTAAACCAAAATGGAGAAACTCATGTAAAAATCCCACAAAAGGATGACAAGAGGAACAAGGAATGTCTTATAG CCTCTGTCCCTAGGGTCCAACTATCCCTGTATGCCGTTGCAGTGATGAGCATGGCTCTCAACATCATTCTGATCGGGTTCTTCATTGCACAGCCAT GGAGAACAGCTGAAATACATCTGGCCAGCCCATGCTGGGATGACTGGATTGTGTACAGGAGGAAATGCTACTATTTCTCAGAGGCCGAAGGGAACTGGACGCAaggccagagccactgctctgCGCTCAATTCTTCACTGGTTGCGATTGACAGTGAGGAGGAACAG AGGTTCATGCTGCGTTACAAAGGGACTTCTGATCATTGGATCGGCCTCTGGAGGGATCTGGACCAATCCTGGAAATGGGCCAATGGCACAACATTCAATGAAGG GATCACAGTACGAGGAGGAGGTGATTGTGCTTATCTGAATGATGGAGGAATTGGCAGTTCCAGTTGTTCCACAGATAGGAAATGGATTTGCAGTATCTCGCGCCCACTCCTTACCTCATCGCCACTGAGGCAAGTGAGCCTTCCAATCGTCCCCTTCCCAAGTAGACTATAA